CATTCCGACCTTTGTTTTCGTCCTGTTTCAAATGACGTTTGCCGCCATCACCGTGGCCTTGGTGCTGGGGGCGATCGTCGACCGGATGAAATTCTCCTCCTGGGCGGTCTTCGCCCTGCTCTGGGTCACCCTGGTCTATGCGCCCATCGCCCACTGGGTGTGGGGCGGCGGCTGGATGGGGGAAATGGGGGCACTTGATTTCGCCGGCGGCAACGTGGTGCACATCAACGCCGGCGTGGCCGGGTTGGTGCTGGCGCTGGTGCTGGGCAAGCGCATCGGGTACGGCAAGGAGGCGATGTTTCCCTCCAGCATCACCCTGACCGCCCTGGGGGCCGCGCTCCTGTGGTTTGGCTGGTTCGGTTTCAACGCCGGCAGCCAGCTGGCGGCCGACGGGGTGGCGGGCTCGGCCTTTCTGGTCACCAACACCTCGGCTGCCATGGGGGCCCTGGCGTGGATGTTCGCCGAGTGGTGGGCCACGCGCAAGCCGACGGTGCTGGGAATCGCCTCGGGGATCGTGGCCGGGCTGGTGGCCATCACCCCCGCAGCGGGCTTCGTGGACCTCTCCGCCTCGCTGGTCATCGGGCTGGTGGCCGGCCTGCTGGGCTACCTGTGTGTCGCCAAACTCAAGCCCCGCCTGGGCTATGACGATTCCCTGGACGCCTTCGGGGTGCACGGCATGTGCGGGTTGTGGGGCGCGCTGGCAACCGGTATTTTCGCCAACCCGGCGGTCAACGCGGCGGGCCGCGGCCTGCTCTACGGCAACCCCGGGCAGCTGTGGATCCAGGCGGTCTCCATCGTCGCCACGGCGGCCTACACGGCCCTGGCGACCCTGGTGGTCGTCTACCTGACCAAGCTGCTGACCGGCGGGCTGCGGGTGGCGCCGGAGACCGAAGTCTCCGGGCTGGACAATTCCCTCCACGGGGAAAGGGCGTTTGAAATTCAGATGTGAAGAAAAGCGGTGGCCGCTGTGGCCCGCCTGACGGCGCCGCGCAGCCTGAGCTTGGCAAAAGCGATTCGTCCTTACAATAAAAGGTGAAAAGGAGAGTGTGCAATGAAAAAGATCGAGGCCATCATCAAGCCCTTCAAGCTCGACGACGTCAAGGAGGCGCTCAACGAGGTTGGCATCCAGGGTATGACCATTTCGGAGGTCAAAGGCTACGGCCGCCAGAAAGGCCACAAGGAAATATACCGCGGCGCCGAGTATGTGGTGGATTTCATACCCAAGATCAAGATCGAGATCGTGGTGGAAGCCGCTCGCGTGCCGGAGGTGGTCGAGGCCATCCGCAAGTCCGCCAACACCGGCAAACTGGGCGACGGTAAGATCTTCATCCTGCCCATCGAAGGGGCCGTAAGGGTCCGCACCGGAGAAAAGGGCACCGATGCCATTTAGCCACGGCCGCGCCCCCGGAGCGGGCGGTGGCGGGAAGCCTGGGCTTTTTTTAAGCCCCCGTTTTTTAAATCAAAAGGCAATATCATCACGTTAATCCCAACATAACCAATGGAGGAAAAAAAGACATGACCCCGAAACAGGTGTTGGAAATGGCCCAGGAGAAGAACGTCAAGGTGGTTGACATCCGCTTCATGGATTTCCCCGGCGTCTGGCAGCACTTCAGCGTGCCGCTGCACGAACTGGAGGAGTCCTCCTTCGAAGACGGCTTCGGCTTCGACGGCTCCAGCATCCGCGGCTGGCAGCCGATCAACGCCAGCGACATGCTGGTGGTGCCCGACTCGGCCACCGCCAAGATGGACCCCTTTTTCGAGGCGCCTACGCTGGTCATGATCGGCAATATCGTCGACCCCCTGACCAAGGAGCCCTACTCTCGCGATCCCCGCTACATCGCCCAGAAGGCCGAGGCCTTTCTGAAAAATTCCGGCATCGGCGACACGGCATTCATCGGCCCCGAGGCCGAGTTTTTCATCTTCGACGACGTGCGCTTCGAATCGGCCTCCAACGGGGCCTTTTACGAGATCGATTCCGAGGAGGGCGTCTGGAACAGCGGCCGCGACGAGATGCCCAACCTGGGCTACAAGCCCCGCCACAAGGAAGGGTATTTCCCGGTGCCGCCCATGGACAAGTTTCAGGACCTGCGCACCGAGATGATGCTGACCCTCGAGCAGCTGGGCATCGACATCGAGTGCCAGCATCACGAGGTCGCCACCGCCGGCCAGGCCGAAATCGACATGCGCTTCAAACCGCTCCTGCAGATGGGGGATCAGCTGGTGTGGTTCAAGTACGTCCTTAAAAACGTCGCCTACCGCAGCGGCCACACGGTGACCTTCATGCCCAAGCCGCTGTTCGAGGACAACGGCTCGGGCATGCACACCCACGTCAGCATCTGGAAGGATGGAAAAACCCTTTTCGCCGGCGACAAATACGCCGGCGTCTCCCAGGAGGCGCTCTACGCCATCGGCGGCATCCTCAAGCACTGCCGGGCCCTCTGCGCCTTCACCAACCCCACCACCAACTCCTACAAGCGCCTGGTGCCGGGCTTCGAGGCGCCGGTCAACCTGGCCTACTCCAGCCGCAACCGCAGCGCCGCGATCCGCATCCCGATGTACTCCTCCTCGCCCAAGGCCAAGCGCATCGAGTTCCGCACCCCGGACCCCTCATGCAACGGCTATCTGGCCTTCTCCGCGATCCTGATGGCGGTCATCGACGGCATCGAGAACAAGATCGATCCGGGCCAGCCCCTGGACAAGAACATCTACGACCTGCCCCCCGAAGAGCTGGCCGAGATTCCGTCGGCTCCCGGCTCCCTGGACGCGGCCCTCGAGGCCCTGGCCGATGACAACGAATTCCTGCTCAAGGGGGACGTCTTCACCGAGGACGCTATTCGCAAATGGATCGAGTACAAGACCGAAAGCGAGGTCAACCCCGTCAAACTCCGGCCCCATCCGCACGAGTTCTTCCTCTACTACGACATCTGATGGTGCTCCGGGGCCTCTGAACCGCAAGCGGCCATCAGCTGCAACCCGCAATCCCGCCGCGGCCCGTCGGCCGGATGTCCCGCGTCCGGGGACCGGCCGGGCGCCGCCGGCCGGTCCCCGGACGCGGCAGCCCTCGCGGTTTGCGCCGCTTCTTGCCCGATATCCCCCTCCTTTGCGCTGCGCGCCCGGGCCGCTCTGCCGGCCGCGCGGCGCTAAATTTTTGCGCGCCTTCGTCCGATATCCCACCCAACCATGCCGGCCCCCGCGCTCGCCGCTGCGGCGAACGCGGGCCCCGGCGCTAGACGGTGAGATCGATGCGCGCCCTCTGGAACCTCTTGCGGAAAAAAGAAAACCTGGCCATCATCCTGGCCTGCCTAGTGCTGGTCGGCTACGTCCCCTTGCTCTTGACCGTCATTCCGGTGGCAGCCGGTTTTGGCGCCGGCGGCCCCGGGTGGATTTTCTTGATCATCGGGGGGGTCTCGCTGGGGATCCTGTGGCTCATCGGCAGCCTGTTTCGCATCAAGACCCAGAACATGGTCCTGCAGACTTACCTGGAGGAGGCCGGCAAGCGGGAAGAGATCGTCGATCAGAAGAACCGCGAGCTTCACCAGCAGATCGCCGAGCGCAAGCGGGTCGAGGCCGAGCTGCGGGCGGCCAACGACCGCACCGAAGCGGTCAATCAGGAACTGGTGGATGTCAACCAGCAGTTGGAGGATGCCATCGCGCGCGCCAACGAAATGGCCATCCAGGCCGAGATCGGCAACCTCGCCAAAAGCGAGTTTCTGGCCAACATGAGCCACGAGATCAGGACCCCGCTAAACGGGGTGATCGGCTTTACCGATATGCTCCTGGACAGCCCCCTGGACCAGAATCAGCAGGAGTATGCCACCACCATCAAGCGCAGCGGCGAGGCCCTACTGTCCCTGATCAACGACATCCTGGATTTCTCGAAAATCGAGGCCGGCGAGATGGTCATGGAGGAGATCGCCTTCGATCCCGAACTTGCGGCCTATGACGTCTGCGATCTGATCCGGCCCCGGGTGGGGACCAAGCCTCTGGAAATTCTGTGCCATATCGATCCCAACCTGCCTGCCACCCTCACGGGCGACCCGCTGCGTTTTCGCCAGGTCCTGACCAATCTCGTGGGCAATGCGCCCAAATTCACCGATGCGGGCGAGATCGAAATCGCCCTGGCCGTGGAAAAGGAGGAAGCCCGGCGGGTCAAGCTGCACGTCACCGTGCGGGATACCGGCATCGGCATCCCGCACGCCAAACAGGAGCTGATCTTTTCCCCCTTTCAACAGGCGGACGGCTCCACCACCCGCAAATACGGCGGCACCGGCCTGGGGCTCTCGATCTGCAAGCAGATCGCCTCCCTGATGCAGGGCGATATTTGGGTCCAGAGCCCGGCGGACTTCAGCACCCTGAGGGCTGCGGGTCGCGGCGGGCGCCAGGGCCCCGGCGGCCCCGGCAGCACTTTCCATTTCACCGCCTGGTTCGCCAAGGCCGAAGGGCGGGTGCGCCAAGAGGTGCGGCCGGCCTCGCTGCCGGGAACCCGCGTGCTGGTGGTGGACGACAACCAGACCAACCTGGAGATCCTCGCCCAGACCCTGGAGGACGCCGGGATGCAGGTTGCGGCCCTCCGCCAAGGGCGGGAGGTCGTGCCCGCCCTGCGGCGCGCCCTGGCGTCCGGCCGGCCGTTTGATCTGTGTATTTCCGACATTCAGATGCCCGCCATGAGCGGCTATGATGTGGCCGCTGCGGTGCGCCAGGCCGAAAGCCCCATCGACCGCACGCCCCTGATGGCCCTTTCATCGCTGATGGAGCGGGATGCCAAGACGTGCGAACGGGTGGGCTTCAACGGGTTTTTGAGCAAACCCATCCGGCGCCAGAAGCTCTTTCAGATGATTGAACGGCTCCTGGGGCAGCAGGCCTCTGCGGGTGCCCCCCGGGAGGGGGACGGCCGATCGGAAATCGTCACCCAGTATTCGCTGCGCGAGGATATCAAGCATTCGACCCGGATCCTGCTGGCCGAAGACAACCCCGTCAACCAGCGGCTGGCCACCCTCATGCTGACCAAGGCCGGCTACCGGGTGGAAGCGGCCGGGGACGGGCGCGAGGCCGTGGCGCGCTTCACCCAAAGCCCCGAGCGCTTCGACCTCATCCTGATGGACATCCAGATGCCCCAGTGGGACGGCCTGCAGGCCACCCGCGTCATCCGTGAAAAAGGCTTTGACGCGGTGCCGATCATCGCCATGACCGCCAACGCCATGCAGGGTGACCGCGAGATGTGCCTGGCGGCAGGCATGGACGACTACATCACCAAACCGATCAAGCGCGAACAGGTGTTTGAAATCCTGCAAAAATGGGCCTTCAGCCGTTCCGCACGGGTGCCGCAGGCGCCGGCCGAGCCGGAAAACTTCTGATCGCCGTGCGGTGCTGCGCCGTCCGATCCGATTTCAGTATCCCCCACAAGCTTGTCCTTTCACTCAAGTTCAACCAAAGCCAAAAACTTTAACCGATGGTCAGGCGGGGCGGCCGGATCATCAACCGCCAGCCCCCATCGCGAAATCGGGACGCTGGGAAAATTGCCCGTCATCGAAAAAAGCTCAACTGCTTCGGCACTGACCCTGTGATCCTTTTCCGTCTGATGATAGAATAACATAAACGCATGGAGGCCTTTCTCATTCCCCGCAACCATTCTGCTCTGTTTCGGCGCCTGAGTTCTGATCTTCGATGGTCTTGGCCTGGTCAAAGTCGCCATCCTCTGAGAAAAGCAAACTACCCTGGCGGCCTTGATCGGCATCACCTTTCGGCTCTCCTCCTCCAACATGGTCTTCACCGCCGACGTGATGACCCGCGCCGGGCTGGTGGTGCCCGCCAGCCGGCGGTTTTCCGCCTATGACTCGCTGACCGAGTATCAAAAGGTCACCAACCGCATCAGCTTCAACGACTACTTCAACGATCTTTTCTACCCCTTTTTCCACGCGCGGGACCCGGGGCTGACCCGCGATGCGCTGATCGCGCAGTCCAGCCTCAAGCCCGTCGAGGACTACCTCGCCCGCTCCGGCAAGATCGCCCTGCTCACCAATGCCGACGACCTGATCCTGGCGCCCGGTGAACTCGCGTATCTGGAAGCGCTCTTCGGCCCGCATGCGCAGATCTACCCCACCGGGGGGCACTGCGGCAACCTGACCCACGAGGCCGTCACGAATTATATGCTTGAGTTCTTTCGGAATTAAGGGGAATCGCTATACCGATTGGTCCACCGGGGTCTGCTGCTGGCCTGCCTGGCGGC
The window above is part of the Desulfobacteraceae bacterium genome. Proteins encoded here:
- a CDS encoding P-II family nitrogen regulator, yielding MKKIEAIIKPFKLDDVKEALNEVGIQGMTISEVKGYGRQKGHKEIYRGAEYVVDFIPKIKIEIVVEAARVPEVVEAIRKSANTGKLGDGKIFILPIEGAVRVRTGEKGTDAI
- a CDS encoding response regulator, coding for MRALWNLLRKKENLAIILACLVLVGYVPLLLTVIPVAAGFGAGGPGWIFLIIGGVSLGILWLIGSLFRIKTQNMVLQTYLEEAGKREEIVDQKNRELHQQIAERKRVEAELRAANDRTEAVNQELVDVNQQLEDAIARANEMAIQAEIGNLAKSEFLANMSHEIRTPLNGVIGFTDMLLDSPLDQNQQEYATTIKRSGEALLSLINDILDFSKIEAGEMVMEEIAFDPELAAYDVCDLIRPRVGTKPLEILCHIDPNLPATLTGDPLRFRQVLTNLVGNAPKFTDAGEIEIALAVEKEEARRVKLHVTVRDTGIGIPHAKQELIFSPFQQADGSTTRKYGGTGLGLSICKQIASLMQGDIWVQSPADFSTLRAAGRGGRQGPGGPGSTFHFTAWFAKAEGRVRQEVRPASLPGTRVLVVDDNQTNLEILAQTLEDAGMQVAALRQGREVVPALRRALASGRPFDLCISDIQMPAMSGYDVAAAVRQAESPIDRTPLMALSSLMERDAKTCERVGFNGFLSKPIRRQKLFQMIERLLGQQASAGAPREGDGRSEIVTQYSLREDIKHSTRILLAEDNPVNQRLATLMLTKAGYRVEAAGDGREAVARFTQSPERFDLILMDIQMPQWDGLQATRVIREKGFDAVPIIAMTANAMQGDREMCLAAGMDDYITKPIKREQVFEILQKWAFSRSARVPQAPAEPENF
- a CDS encoding ammonium transporter → MKIRLVLGALAMTLWPVATAVAAEETLNAGDTAWVIVATALVMMMTPAGLALFYGGMSRYKNLLNTFAMTLVAYCIASVAWVVWGYSLAFGPDVGGLIGGLDHLFLGGIGVDDLSGTIPTFVFVLFQMTFAAITVALVLGAIVDRMKFSSWAVFALLWVTLVYAPIAHWVWGGGWMGEMGALDFAGGNVVHINAGVAGLVLALVLGKRIGYGKEAMFPSSITLTALGAALLWFGWFGFNAGSQLAADGVAGSAFLVTNTSAAMGALAWMFAEWWATRKPTVLGIASGIVAGLVAITPAAGFVDLSASLVIGLVAGLLGYLCVAKLKPRLGYDDSLDAFGVHGMCGLWGALATGIFANPAVNAAGRGLLYGNPGQLWIQAVSIVATAAYTALATLVVVYLTKLLTGGLRVAPETEVSGLDNSLHGERAFEIQM
- the glnA gene encoding type I glutamate--ammonia ligase; protein product: MTPKQVLEMAQEKNVKVVDIRFMDFPGVWQHFSVPLHELEESSFEDGFGFDGSSIRGWQPINASDMLVVPDSATAKMDPFFEAPTLVMIGNIVDPLTKEPYSRDPRYIAQKAEAFLKNSGIGDTAFIGPEAEFFIFDDVRFESASNGAFYEIDSEEGVWNSGRDEMPNLGYKPRHKEGYFPVPPMDKFQDLRTEMMLTLEQLGIDIECQHHEVATAGQAEIDMRFKPLLQMGDQLVWFKYVLKNVAYRSGHTVTFMPKPLFEDNGSGMHTHVSIWKDGKTLFAGDKYAGVSQEALYAIGGILKHCRALCAFTNPTTNSYKRLVPGFEAPVNLAYSSRNRSAAIRIPMYSSSPKAKRIEFRTPDPSCNGYLAFSAILMAVIDGIENKIDPGQPLDKNIYDLPPEELAEIPSAPGSLDAALEALADDNEFLLKGDVFTEDAIRKWIEYKTESEVNPVKLRPHPHEFFLYYDI